Proteins co-encoded in one Quercus robur chromosome 8, dhQueRobu3.1, whole genome shotgun sequence genomic window:
- the LOC126696331 gene encoding uncharacterized protein LOC126696331, producing MCKDLMNQWKHLQRVVDHFTTEQIANSRLQLKVTIFIVRYLAFQAIAFRGSDESFSSLNRGNFFESLGIVTFWNEKVAEIIEKAPKNATYTSPRIQKEILHVFSAKVKKAIREEIGDAKFCIMVDEAHDESMKEQMAVVFRYVDAEGFLKECFFGLIHVVDIAALTLKNGIYSLLSQHCLDIQNIRGQGYDRASNMRVLQNIIDDPIDGEHQVEAESAYDGLTSFEFVFILHLEKETMEITDKLCQELNYWFNEDAMELLRLSSTLEPREALKSFRSSDLCLLVKNLYPQDFTDYDKQVLEKELYHFKHNVVQDPEFKKLKSLSELSQWLVRTGNSEHYKLVYKMVRLVLTLPVSTAITERAFSAMKVVKTNLRNKMENDFFTESLMLYIEKDIVSTFSLDSIIDDFEDLKERRVPFHR from the exons ATGTGTAAGGATTTGATGAACCAATGGAAGCATTTACAAAGGGTAGTTGATCATTTCACTACTGAACAAATTGCAAATAGCCGGTTGCAACTGAAGGTCACAATTTTTATTGTCCGATATCTTGCCTTTCAAGCTATAGCTTTTAGAGGTAGTGATGAAAGTTTTAGTTCATTAAATCGTGGGAACTTTTTTGAATCATTGGGTATTGTGACTTTTTGGAATGAGAAGGTTgctgaaataatagaaaaagctCCCAAAAATGCAACCTACACATCACCTAGGATTCAAAAGGAAATTCTACATGTTTTCTCAGCCAAAGTGAAGAAGGCCATTCGGGAAGAAATTGGTGATGCAAAGTTTTGCATAATGGTTGATGAAGCTCATGATGAGTCCATGAAAGAGCAAATGGCTGTGGTTTTTAGATATGTCGATGCAGAAGGCTTTTTGAAAGAAtgtttttttgggcttattcaTGTTGTTGACATTGCGGCTTTGACTCTAAAGAATGGGATATATTCTTTGTTATCTCAACATTGTttagatatacaaaatattcgAGGGCAAGGATATGATAGAGCAAGCAACATGCGAG TTTTGCAAAATATAATTGATGATCCAATTGATGGAGAACATCAGGTAGAAGCAGAGTCAGCTTATGATGGTTTAACttcatttgaatttgtcttCATCTTGCATCTTGAGAAGGAAACTATGGAGATCACTGATAAACTTTGTCAA GAACTAAATTATTGGTTTAATGAAGATGCAATGGAGTTACTTAGGCTTAGCTCAACTTTAGAACCTCGAGAGGCATTAAAATCTTTCAGAAGTAGTGATCTTTGTTTGTTGGTAAAGAATTTATATCCACAAGATTTCACTGATTATGACAAACAAGTGTTGGAGAAGGAGCTTTATCATTTTAAGCATAATGTAGTCCAGGATCCagagttcaaaaaattgaaaagtttatctGAGTTGTCTCAATGGTTAGTGAGAACTGGAAATTCAGAACACTACAAACTTGTTTATAAAATGGTGAGACTTGTGCTTACTCTTCCAGTTTCTACTGCTATTACAGAGCGAGCATTTTCAGCTATGAAAGTTGTCAAAACTAACCTTcgaaacaaaatggaaaatgatttttttacggAATCTTTGATGTTATACATTGAAAAGGATATAGTTTCGACATTTAGTTTGGATTCAATCatagatgattttgaagatttgaaagagCGTCGAGTTCCCTTTCATAGATGA
- the LOC126695632 gene encoding transcription factor VOZ1-like: MPKGSKSKCGSASHQLLKEKAKNRVNDLEGMFTDLQSARKERRSNDIAVLEERVHQMLREWKSELNDPSPASSLVSGSLGSFSEELEQLMQQWGEEDDATSPLKELAPLKREVDLQNFHDSDLTAFPEDCFINEQPKEDGFQGFDQCKASVSSVHNKVVNNSQFTNQLDSHQFNILQDFEQITGVNNSNLSTQLECHQFDLHQDFDYGLLIGANDTEQCEQDTMPNIMPNICPPPSAFLGPKCALWDCFRPAQGSTLCQDYCSSGHAVLALNEGLPGMTPILRPGGISLKDGPLFSALSAKTHGKEVGIPKCEGAANTKSPWNAPELFDLAFLEGETIREWLFFDKSRRAFESGNRKQRSLPDYNGRGWHESRKQVMKEYGGQKRSYYMDPQPLNCREWHLYEYEISNHDACALYRLELKHVDEKKSPKGKLTNDSLADLQKKMGRLTAEGSPDNGHPIKSRTKVNKRPDAGNANFAQNQTTLNSESLTDGLSAP, encoded by the exons ATGCCGAAGGGTTCTAAGAGCAAGTGTGGGTCGGCATCGCACCAGCTCTTGAAGGAGAAGGCGAAGAACAGGGTGAATGATCTTGAAGGGATGTTCACTGACCTCCAGTCTGCAAGGAAGGAGCGGCGATCTAATGACATTGCGGTTTTGGAGGAGCGAGTACATCAGATGTTGCGAGAGTGGAAATCCGAGCTCAATGATCCGTCCCCGGCTTCCTCTTTAGTT AGTGGTAGTCTTGGATCATTTTCAGAGGAATTAGAACAGCTAATGCAACAGTGGGGCGAGGAAGATGATGCAACTAGTCCATTAAAAGAACTGGCACCATTGAAACGTGAAGTTGATCTTCAAAACTTTCATGACAGCGATTTAACAGCATTTCCAGAg GATTGTTTTATTAATGAACAGCCCAAAGAAGATGGTTTTCAAGGTTTTGATCAATGCAAAGCCTCTGTTTCAAGTGTTCACAACAAGGTTGTTAATAACTCACAGTTTACAAATCAGTTGGATAGTCATCAGTTCAATATACTGCAGGACTTTGAGCAGATCACAGGGGTTAATAACTCAAATTTGAGTACTCAGTTGGAATGTCATCAGTTTGATTTACATCAAGACTTTGATTATGGGCTTCTCATTGGAGCCAATGACACTGAACAGTGTGAACAGGATACTATGCCCAACATTATGCCAAATATCTGCCCTCCACCATCTGCTTTCTTGGGACCAAAATGTGCTCTATGGGATTGTTTCAGGCCTGCTCAAGGATCTACATTGTGCCAAGACTATTGCAGTAGTGGTCATGCTGTTCTAGCATTAAATGAGGGTCTCCCTGGCATGACTCCAATTTTGCGACCTGGAGGCATTAGTTTGAAGGATGGTCCATTATTTTCTGCTCTTAGTGCTAAGACACATGGAAAGGAAGTGGGCATCCCTAAATGTGAAGGTGCAGCTAATACAAAATCTCCGTGGAATGCTCCTG AGCTATTCGATCTTGCTTTCCTTGAGGGTGAAACAATTAGGGAGTGGCTCTTTTTTGACAAGTCTAGAAGGGCATTTGAGAGTGGAAATAGAAAGCAGAGGTCATTGCCAGACTATAATGGACGTGGTTGGCATGAATCAAGGAAGCAGGTGATGAAGGAATATGGTGGGCAGAAGAGGTCCTATTACATGGATCCACAGCCTCTTAACTGTCGTGAATGGCATTTATATGAATATGAGATCAGCAACCATGATGCTTGTGCATTATATAGATTGGAACTCAAGCATGTTGATGAAAAGAAGAGTCCTAAAGGGAAATTGACAAACGATTCGCTTGCTGATCTGCAGAAGAAGATGGGAAGGCTCACTGCTGAAGGTTCTCCAGATAATGGACACCCCATTAAGAGCAGGACAAAGGTTAATAAAAGGCCTGATGCGGGAAATGCTAATTTTGCTCAAAATCAGACCACCTTGAACTCCGAATCACTGACTGATGGTTTAAGTGCTCCATGA
- the LOC126693989 gene encoding cyanidin 3-O-galactoside 2''-O-xylosyltransferase FGGT1-like → MGATSLHLLMYPWFALGHLTSYLHLSNKLAQKGHRISFLIPTKTQSKLQTLNLYPDLITFVPIIVPHVDGLPLGAETTSDVPVHLQPLIMTAMDRSESHIELLLRELKPDIVFFDFAHWIPKLVRSLGIRSILYAIVSPLTVYCSSTAHVDNMQQPGSSFPVLSSSSIKLHVHEERALAALKTLNFGSDVLLADRLFASVSQCDALGFRTCREIEGPYIDNLESHFGKPVFLAGPVIPKSATSTSLEEKWIEWLGRFEAGSVIYCAFGSECFLNKDQFQELVLGLELSGWPFLAALKLPRGAESIEEALPEGFEDRVQGRGIVHGGWVQQLQILEHPSIGCFITHCGLGSLFEALMNKCQLVLLPHICDQFFNARMMSNILKVGVEVEKGEEDGLFTKESVCKAVKIVMEVDSEVGREVRANHAKLQELLSSEDLESSYIDDFSQNLKDLVG, encoded by the coding sequence ATGGGTGCTACATCATTGCACTTGTTAATGTACCCCTGGTTTGCTCTTGGTCACCTTACCTCGTATCTCCACCTTTCAAACAAACTAGCCCAGAAAGGCCATAGAATCTCCTTCCTGATTCCCaccaaaacacaatcaaaattacAGACTCTCAACCTCTACCCGGATCTCATCACCTTTGTCCCCATAATTGTTCCCCATGTAGATGGTCTCCCTCTTGGTGCTGAGACCACTTCCGATGTGCCTGTCCATTTGCAACCACTCATTATGACTGCCATGGATCGATCTGAGAGTCATATTGAGCTTCTTCTTCGTGAACTTAAACCGGACATTGTCTTCTTTGATTTTGCCCATTGGATACCAAAATTGGTCCGCAGCCTAGGTATCAGGTCAATTCTCTACGCCATTGTCTCTCCACTTACAGTATATTGTTCCAGTACTGCACATGTTGACAATATGCAGCAGCCTGGGTCTAGTTTTCCAGTATTGTCTTCATCATCCATCAAACTCCATGTCCATGAAGAACGAGCCTTGGCTGCATTAAAGACTCTGAACTTCGGTAGCGATGTCCTTTTAGCTGATCGCCTGTTCGCAAGCGTAAGTCAATGTGACGCACTAGGATTCAGGACATGTAGAGAAATTGAGGGACCTTATATTGACAATCTTGAAAGCCATTTTGGGAAGCCTGTATTTCTTGCAGGACCAGTCATACCGAAGTCAGCTACTTCTACTAGTTTAGAAGAAAAATGGATTGAGTGGCTAGGAAGATTTGAGGCCGGATCAGTAATATACTGTGCATTTGGAAGTGAGTGCTTCTTAAACAAAGATCAATTCCAGGAATTGGTGTTGGGGTTGGAACTTTCGGGCTGGCCATTTCTCGCAGCACTTAAACTGCCACGCGGGGCTGAGTCTATTGAAGAAGCACTTCCAGAAGGGTTTGAAGATAGGGTTCAAGGAAGAGGGATAGTACATGGTGGATGGGTTCAACAACTACAGATTTTAGAGCACCCATCAATAGGGTGTTTCATCACACACTGTGGGTTAGGTTCTTTATTCGAAGCTTTGATGAACAAGTGTCAGCTGGTATTGTTACCCCATATATGTGATCAGTTTTTCAATGCAAGGATGATGAGCAACATTTTGAAGGTTGGAGTGGAAGTTGAGAAAGGTGAAGAAGATGGTTTGTTCACAAAAGAAAGCGTCTGTAAGGCAGTGAAGATTGTGATGGAGGTTGACAGTGAGGTAGGGAGGGAGGTCAGAGCCAATCATGCCAAACTCCAAGAGCTCTTGAGCAGTGAAGATTTAGAGTCATCTTATATTGATGATTTCTCTCAGAATCTTAAAGATTTGGTTGGATAA
- the LOC126693990 gene encoding uncharacterized protein LOC126693990 gives MVGTWLTNSVSSKLQASIIYEDTALEIWTDLKNRFAQTNGPRVFNLQKEISELHQGEMSITDFFTQLKVFWDQLQNLSPFPSCSCGKCMCNINKRLNDLQGRESVMKFLMGVNESFSQVRSQVLLMDPISSLSKVYSLMIQEETQRSIPNAPVVKVDSTALAAKVSTDQANYVVNSVGKGKDRPVCTHCGKTGHTVDKCYRLHGFPPGFKFKNKTTMAHQVSSGSSSEFVSPMHQFSAFSPEQCQQLLALFSASNLSSAAPSQISDASMVTATPSSTSANVAMTGPYFLENDWGRQST, from the exons ATGGTTGGGACCTGGTTGACCAATTCAGTTTCTTCAAAGCTTCAAGCAAGCATTATATATGAAGATACTGCTCTGGAAATATGGACTGATTTGAAGAATCGTTTTGCACAGACCAATGGACCAAGGGTATTCAATCTCCAAAAGGAAATTTCAGAATTACATCAAGGTGAGATGAGCATTACTGATTTCTTTACTCAGTTGAAAGTTTTTTGGGATCAGTTACAAAACCTTAGTCCATTCCCTTCTTGCTCTTGTGGAAAGTGTATGTGCAATATCAACAAAAGACTCAATGATTTACAAGGTAGAGAGTCTGTGATGAAGTTCTTAATGGGAGTAAATGAGTCTTTTTCTCAAGTTAGGTCTCAAGTGTTACTCATGGATCCTATTTCATCACTGAGTAAGGTTTATTCCTTGATGATACAAGAAGAGACTCAAAGGTCAATTCCTAATGCACCTGTTGTTAAAGTAGATTCCACTGCTTTGGCTGCTAAAGTGTCCACTGATCAAGCCAATTATGTTGTTAATTCTgttggaaaaggaaaagataggCCCGTTTGTACCCACTGTGGCAAGACTGGTCACACTGTAGACAAGTGCTACAGATTGCATGGGTTTCCTCCAGGTTTTAAATTCAAGAATAAGACTACTATGGCACATCAAGTCTCCTCAGGATCAAGCTCAGAATTTGTATCACCAATGCATCAATTTTCTGCCTTCAGTCCTGAGCAGTGCCAACAGCTTTTAGCCTTGTTTAGTGCATCCAATCTTTCTTCTGCAGCACCATCTCAGATATCAGATGCCTCAATGGTCACAGCAACTCCTTCTTCCACTTCTGCTAATGTGGCAATGACAG GACCTTATTTCCTGGAAAACGATTGGGGTAGGCAAAGCACTTGA